In Burkholderia sp. GAS332, one DNA window encodes the following:
- a CDS encoding urocanate hydratase, with the protein MNNPKHIDPRLDPTRTIRAPRGAEKTCKTWIAEAAYRMIQNNLDPEVAEHPHALVVYGGIGRAARNWDCFDQILTSLKDLNEDETLLIQSGKPVGVFKTHADAPRVLLANSNLVPHWATWEHFHELDRKGLMMYGQMTAGSWIYIGSQGIVQGTYETFFSVANQHFNGDPSGRWILTGGLGGMGGAQPLAATMAGFSMIAVECDETRIDFRLKTRYVDKKAATLDEALAMLEEAKKAGKPVSIGLLGNAADVFAECVTRGITPDCVTDQTSAHDPIHGYLPQGWNVEDWRERQKTVPDSIVLPAKQSMAKQVQAMLTLQDRGAATLDYGNNIRQMALEMGVENAFDFPGFVPAYIRPLFCEGKGPFRWVALSGDPEDIYKTDAKVKELIPDDPHLHNWLDMARERIAFQGLPARICWVGVKDRYRLGQAFNEMVRNGELKAPIVIGRDHLDTGSVASPNRETESMKDGSDAVSDWPLLNALLNTAGGASWVSLHHGGGVGMGFSQHSGVVIVADGTDAAKARLGRVLFNDPATGVMRHADAGYELAQETAREAGLNLPMLGR; encoded by the coding sequence ATGAACAACCCGAAACACATCGACCCGCGTCTGGACCCGACTCGCACGATCCGCGCCCCGCGCGGCGCGGAAAAGACCTGCAAAACCTGGATCGCGGAAGCCGCGTACCGGATGATCCAGAACAATCTGGACCCGGAAGTCGCTGAGCATCCGCACGCACTGGTCGTGTACGGCGGCATTGGCCGTGCCGCGCGTAACTGGGATTGCTTCGATCAGATCCTCACGTCGCTGAAGGACCTGAACGAAGACGAGACGCTGTTGATTCAATCGGGTAAGCCGGTCGGCGTGTTCAAGACGCATGCGGACGCACCGCGCGTGCTGCTGGCGAATTCGAATCTGGTGCCGCATTGGGCGACGTGGGAACATTTCCACGAACTCGATCGCAAGGGGCTGATGATGTACGGCCAGATGACCGCGGGCAGCTGGATTTACATCGGCAGCCAGGGCATCGTGCAGGGCACCTACGAGACCTTCTTCTCGGTGGCGAACCAGCATTTCAACGGCGATCCCTCGGGCCGCTGGATTCTGACGGGCGGCCTGGGCGGCATGGGTGGCGCGCAACCGCTGGCAGCAACCATGGCCGGCTTCTCGATGATCGCGGTGGAATGCGACGAGACGCGTATCGACTTCCGTCTGAAGACGCGTTACGTCGACAAAAAAGCGGCCACGCTCGACGAAGCGCTCGCCATGCTTGAAGAAGCGAAGAAAGCCGGCAAGCCGGTGTCGATCGGCCTGCTCGGCAACGCAGCGGATGTGTTCGCTGAATGCGTGACGCGTGGCATCACGCCGGATTGCGTGACCGACCAGACCAGCGCGCACGATCCGATTCACGGCTACCTGCCGCAAGGCTGGAACGTCGAAGACTGGCGCGAGCGTCAGAAAACCGTGCCGGACAGCATCGTGCTGCCCGCCAAGCAGTCGATGGCCAAGCAGGTGCAGGCCATGCTGACGCTGCAGGATCGCGGCGCGGCCACGCTCGACTACGGCAACAACATTCGTCAGATGGCGTTGGAAATGGGCGTGGAAAACGCCTTCGATTTCCCGGGCTTCGTGCCGGCGTATATCCGTCCGTTGTTCTGCGAAGGCAAGGGACCGTTCCGTTGGGTCGCGCTGTCGGGCGATCCGGAAGATATCTACAAGACCGATGCGAAGGTCAAGGAACTGATCCCCGACGATCCGCATCTGCACAACTGGCTCGACATGGCGCGCGAACGCATTGCGTTCCAGGGTCTGCCGGCGCGGATCTGCTGGGTCGGCGTGAAGGACCGTTATCGTCTGGGCCAGGCGTTCAACGAAATGGTCAGGAACGGCGAGTTGAAGGCGCCGATCGTGATCGGCCGCGATCACCTCGATACCGGTTCGGTGGCAAGCCCGAATCGCGAAACCGAATCGATGAAGGACGGCTCGGACGCAGTCAGCGACTGGCCGCTGCTCAACGCACTGCTGAACACCGCAGGCGGCGCGTCGTGGGTCTCGCTGCATCATGGCGGCGGCGTCGGCATGGGCTTCAGCCAGCATTCGGGCGTCGTGATCGTCGCTGACGGTACGGATGCTGCGAAGGCGCGCCTCGGTCGTGTGCTGTTCAACGATCCGGCGACCGGTGTGATGCGTCACGCGGATGCGGGCTATGAACTCGCGCAGGAAACGGCGCGCGAGGCAGGTCTCAACCTGCCGATGCTGGGCCGTTGA
- a CDS encoding histidine ammonia-lyase has product MMILKPGYLTLPQLRQIAREHVPLQLDPASHAAIDACSKAVADIAAKGEPAYGINTGFGRLASTHIPHDQLELLQRNLVLSHAVGVGEPMSRPVVRLLIALKLSSLGRGHSGIRREVMEALITLYNADVLPVIPVKGSVGASGDLAPLAHMSATLLGVGDVLAKGERMPATEGLKLAGLKPLTLQAKEGLALLNGTQASTALALYNMFAIEDLYRTALVAGALSVDAAMGSVKPFDARIHELRGHQGQIDAAAAYRSLLAGSAINVSHADCDKVQDPYSLRCQPQVMGACLDQMRHSADVLLMEANAVSDNPLIFPDTGEVLSGGNFHAEPVAFAADNLALAVAEIGALAERRIALLIDATLSGLPPFLVRDGGVNSGFMIAHVTAAALASENKTLAHPASVDSLPTSANQEDHVSMATFAARKLGDIAENVANILSIELLAAAQGVDLRGPYKTSPSLQKAMDAVRKDVAHYELDHYFAPDIEAVTRLVQNGTIAKLSPFSFASEQ; this is encoded by the coding sequence ATGATGATTCTGAAGCCCGGCTACCTGACCCTCCCGCAACTGCGCCAGATCGCACGCGAGCATGTTCCGCTGCAACTCGATCCCGCCAGCCACGCCGCCATCGACGCCTGTTCCAAAGCCGTCGCCGATATCGCCGCGAAGGGCGAACCGGCCTATGGCATCAACACGGGTTTCGGGCGTCTCGCCAGCACGCACATCCCGCATGACCAGCTCGAACTGTTGCAGCGCAATCTGGTGCTGTCGCACGCAGTCGGTGTGGGCGAGCCGATGTCGCGTCCGGTCGTGCGTCTGTTGATCGCGCTGAAGCTGTCGAGCCTCGGCCGCGGCCACTCGGGCATCCGCCGCGAAGTGATGGAAGCGCTGATCACGCTGTACAACGCCGACGTGCTGCCGGTGATTCCGGTCAAGGGTTCGGTCGGCGCATCGGGCGACCTCGCGCCGCTCGCGCATATGTCGGCAACCCTGCTCGGCGTCGGCGACGTGCTCGCGAAGGGCGAGCGCATGCCGGCTACCGAAGGTCTCAAGCTGGCCGGCCTCAAGCCGCTCACGCTGCAAGCGAAGGAAGGTCTGGCGCTGCTGAACGGCACGCAAGCCTCGACCGCGCTCGCGCTCTACAACATGTTCGCCATCGAAGACCTGTATCGCACCGCACTGGTGGCGGGCGCGTTGTCGGTGGATGCGGCCATGGGTTCGGTCAAGCCGTTCGACGCGCGCATTCATGAACTGCGTGGCCATCAAGGTCAGATCGACGCGGCTGCTGCGTACCGTTCGCTGTTGGCCGGTTCGGCGATCAATGTTTCGCATGCCGATTGCGACAAGGTGCAGGATCCGTACAGCCTGCGCTGCCAGCCGCAAGTCATGGGCGCGTGCCTCGACCAGATGCGTCATTCCGCCGACGTGCTGCTGATGGAAGCGAACGCTGTTTCCGACAATCCGCTGATTTTCCCGGACACGGGCGAAGTGCTGTCGGGTGGCAACTTCCACGCTGAGCCGGTTGCGTTCGCTGCCGACAACCTCGCGCTCGCCGTCGCGGAAATCGGCGCACTGGCGGAACGCCGCATCGCGCTCCTGATCGACGCGACGCTGTCGGGTCTGCCGCCGTTCCTCGTGCGCGACGGTGGGGTGAATTCGGGCTTCATGATTGCTCACGTGACGGCTGCCGCGCTTGCGTCCGAGAACAAGACGCTCGCGCATCCGGCATCGGTGGATTCGCTGCCGACGTCCGCGAACCAGGAAGATCACGTGTCGATGGCGACGTTCGCTGCGCGCAAGCTCGGCGACATTGCCGAAAATGTCGCGAACATCCTGTCGATCGAATTGCTCGCCGCTGCGCAAGGCGTCGATCTGCGCGGGCCGTACAAGACCAGCCCGAGCCTGCAGAAGGCGATGGACGCAGTGCGCAAGGACGTCGCGCACTACGAACTCGACCACTACTTCGCACCGGATATCGAGGCCGTCACGCGTCTCGTGCAAAACGGCACGATCGCGAAGCTGAGCCCGTTCTCGTTCGCGTCCGAACAGTAA
- a CDS encoding transcriptional regulator, histidine utilization repressor, GntR family, which translates to MNAPAYQGIKDFILGRIHAGEWAEGDQVPSENELAREFNVARMTVNRALRELTSEQVLTRVQGSGTFVARPKYESTLVAIRSISDEIVARGHRYQANVLHIGASIADEALAEEMQVSAGSPVFHSRLLHFENDEPVQLEERWVNPAVAPEYALQDFTNTTPNQYLVRVAPLQRVEYRIEALAADADTRELLTMDELEPCLVLHRRTWSQSQVASVANLWHPGSRYRFTGHF; encoded by the coding sequence ATGAACGCACCGGCCTACCAGGGCATCAAGGACTTCATCCTCGGCCGCATTCATGCGGGTGAATGGGCTGAAGGCGACCAGGTCCCCTCCGAAAACGAGCTCGCGCGCGAATTCAACGTCGCGCGCATGACGGTCAACCGCGCGTTGCGCGAGTTGACCTCGGAGCAGGTCCTGACGCGTGTGCAGGGTTCGGGCACGTTTGTGGCCCGGCCCAAGTACGAATCGACGCTAGTGGCGATCCGCAGCATCTCCGACGAAATCGTCGCGCGCGGTCATCGTTATCAGGCGAACGTGTTGCACATCGGCGCGAGCATCGCCGACGAAGCGCTTGCCGAAGAAATGCAGGTGAGCGCGGGCAGTCCGGTGTTTCATTCGCGCCTGCTGCATTTCGAAAACGACGAGCCAGTGCAACTCGAAGAGCGCTGGGTCAACCCGGCGGTCGCACCCGAGTACGCGTTGCAGGACTTCACGAACACCACGCCGAATCAGTATCTGGTGCGCGTCGCGCCGCTGCAGCGTGTCGAATACCGCATCGAAGCATTGGCTGCGGATGCGGATACACGCGAGCTGCTGACGATGGACGAACTCGAACCATGCCTCGTGCTGCATCGGCGCACGTGGTCGCAAAGTCAGGTCGCTTCGGTCGCCAATCTCTGGCATCCCGGCAGCCGCTATCGCTTCACCGGACATTTCTGA
- a CDS encoding transcriptional regulator, AraC family, which translates to MGKIAVTLQQALAQRAREGTRGGIAARPLAQGAGWDAADVLCTFGPRDQPFEERHAGVCIAMVVAGAFGYRAGTGRELLTPGALLLGNPDDCFECGHRHTAGDRCIAFRYAPTYFERLAADAGIASGTLNFRRARVPSLPALSPLIARACAGASDSDDAVWDELAVELAVSTLKAAGALTRAEAPASPAAWSRVAQTVRLIDETPGAPHTLTSLAAAAGLSEFYFLRTFQRVTGVTPHQYVLRARLRAAAQRLHDDSAKVVDIALDCGFNDLSNFNHAFRAEFASSPRAWRARGRARGA; encoded by the coding sequence TTGGGGAAAATTGCCGTCACTTTGCAGCAGGCACTCGCGCAGCGCGCGCGGGAAGGCACGCGTGGCGGCATAGCCGCGCGCCCGTTGGCCCAGGGCGCAGGCTGGGACGCCGCGGACGTCCTCTGCACCTTCGGTCCACGCGATCAGCCGTTCGAAGAGCGGCACGCCGGCGTGTGCATCGCAATGGTGGTCGCCGGTGCGTTCGGCTACCGGGCAGGGACGGGGCGCGAGTTGCTGACCCCCGGCGCGCTGCTGCTCGGCAACCCGGATGACTGTTTCGAATGCGGCCATCGGCATACGGCCGGCGATCGCTGCATCGCCTTTCGCTATGCGCCGACGTACTTCGAGCGGCTTGCCGCGGACGCGGGCATTGCAAGCGGCACGCTGAATTTCAGGCGCGCGCGCGTTCCGTCGCTCCCCGCGCTGTCTCCGCTGATCGCGCGAGCCTGCGCCGGCGCATCGGATTCGGACGACGCGGTGTGGGACGAACTCGCGGTCGAACTGGCCGTCTCGACGCTCAAGGCGGCGGGCGCATTGACGCGCGCGGAAGCGCCTGCAAGCCCCGCCGCCTGGTCGCGGGTGGCGCAGACGGTGCGCCTGATCGACGAGACACCTGGCGCGCCGCATACGCTCACCAGCCTCGCTGCCGCGGCGGGCCTGAGTGAGTTCTACTTCCTGCGCACGTTCCAGCGCGTGACCGGCGTGACGCCGCATCAATATGTGCTGCGGGCACGTTTGCGAGCGGCGGCGCAGCGTCTTCACGACGACAGCGCGAAGGTCGTCGATATCGCGCTCGATTGTGGCTTCAACGATCTGTCGAATTTCAATCACGCGTTTCGCGCGGAGTTTGCGTCGAGTCCGCGTGCGTGGCGCGCGCGGGGCAGGGCGCGTGGTGCATGA
- a CDS encoding Transglutaminase-like superfamily protein gives MTRCVAFMKLAAALALVGCAAASRAEGSTTSTSGTSSAPNAPSTASTSSDDLSPSTMERDVHLFVIQKDGSVEEHDDTVLRANTTSGVDDIAQRYVWFNKDIEQVQLLSAETIDPNGVAHPVGPEAIRDVQEPRSAGAPSFEDGVLRTVIFPGVEPGSRVHLAFRKTRTKPLQAGTFAYLVEPTRDPVEMQRLIFDLPADVRLYADARGYVALPPVTANGRTRYEFDYQHGPYAPLEAGAVGYANWGDRLMVSTVPDFASFAARYRGPAADATMSDPAIVQLAQSLTDEAGDPRAKARILYDWMRLNIRYVALFLGETAAIPHKAIDILHNRYGDCKDHVALYSALLAAVGIHSEAVLLNLGPYYSLPSVPGYGESAINHAIVWIPDLALFADTTAGGLSFGYLPPGVMDRPVLLVDEGVLARTPATQLRERTARLQIDIDESGAANYAYRVEDAGYTAELERNTFRRATRQRTQQIAANRLLLSGLHGSAQLRTSDVAATGGPFSTSMQGTVEHFVWTDGTTAVPALTSLSGGMAGQVQAWLAEPARTQPWACIGGEFDETLEMTLPAFVRVTDVPPDATVKDRFVEFSSRYVFDPAARVLQVRRHLRAAFGHQMCSADEFADVKDDLVRIERDLDAEVVVKVVK, from the coding sequence ATGACGCGGTGCGTTGCGTTCATGAAGCTGGCTGCCGCATTGGCGCTGGTGGGGTGCGCGGCCGCGTCGCGTGCTGAGGGCAGCACCACGAGCACCTCCGGCACCTCCAGCGCCCCCAACGCCCCGAGCACCGCCAGCACCTCCAGCGACGACCTCTCCCCCTCGACGATGGAGCGCGACGTCCATCTCTTCGTGATCCAGAAGGACGGCTCGGTCGAAGAACACGACGACACGGTCCTGCGGGCCAACACGACGAGCGGCGTCGACGATATCGCGCAACGCTATGTGTGGTTCAACAAGGACATCGAGCAGGTTCAATTGCTGAGCGCGGAAACGATCGACCCGAACGGCGTCGCGCATCCGGTCGGCCCCGAGGCGATCCGCGACGTGCAGGAACCCCGCTCGGCGGGCGCGCCGAGTTTCGAAGACGGGGTGTTGCGCACGGTGATCTTTCCGGGTGTCGAGCCCGGCTCGCGCGTGCATCTGGCGTTTCGCAAGACGCGCACGAAGCCCCTGCAGGCCGGCACATTCGCGTACCTGGTCGAACCGACGCGCGATCCGGTCGAGATGCAGCGCCTGATCTTCGACCTGCCCGCCGATGTGCGGCTGTATGCCGATGCGCGTGGCTATGTCGCGCTGCCGCCCGTCACGGCAAACGGACGCACCCGCTATGAGTTCGATTACCAGCACGGCCCGTATGCGCCGCTCGAAGCGGGGGCGGTGGGCTATGCGAACTGGGGCGACCGGTTGATGGTGTCGACGGTGCCTGACTTCGCGAGTTTCGCCGCGCGTTATCGCGGTCCTGCTGCCGACGCGACGATGAGCGACCCGGCGATCGTGCAACTCGCGCAGAGCCTGACCGACGAGGCCGGCGACCCGCGCGCGAAAGCGCGGATCCTGTACGACTGGATGCGCCTGAATATTCGCTACGTTGCGCTGTTTCTCGGCGAGACGGCGGCGATCCCGCATAAGGCGATCGACATCCTGCACAACCGCTATGGCGACTGCAAGGATCACGTCGCGTTGTACAGTGCGCTCCTCGCTGCGGTCGGCATCCACAGCGAGGCCGTGCTGCTCAATCTCGGGCCGTACTACAGTTTGCCGTCGGTGCCGGGGTATGGCGAAAGCGCGATCAACCATGCAATCGTGTGGATTCCTGATCTAGCGTTATTTGCTGACACCACGGCAGGCGGCTTAAGTTTTGGGTATTTGCCGCCGGGTGTGATGGATCGGCCCGTTCTGCTGGTCGACGAGGGCGTGTTGGCTCGCACGCCGGCCACACAGTTGCGTGAGCGGACGGCGCGCCTGCAGATCGATATCGATGAGAGCGGGGCGGCGAACTACGCCTACCGCGTGGAAGATGCCGGCTATACCGCGGAGCTCGAACGCAATACGTTTCGGCGGGCAACGCGGCAGCGCACCCAACAGATCGCCGCGAATCGCCTCTTGCTGAGTGGCCTGCATGGCTCGGCGCAGTTGCGCACGAGCGATGTGGCCGCGACGGGCGGACCGTTTTCCACATCGATGCAGGGAACGGTCGAGCACTTTGTCTGGACCGACGGCACGACAGCCGTGCCGGCCTTGACGAGCTTGTCCGGCGGAATGGCGGGGCAGGTGCAGGCGTGGCTTGCGGAGCCTGCCAGGACGCAGCCGTGGGCTTGCATCGGTGGGGAATTCGATGAGACGTTGGAGATGACGCTGCCGGCGTTCGTCCGCGTGACCGATGTGCCGCCGGATGCCACGGTGAAGGATCGCTTCGTCGAGTTTTCTTCCCGCTACGTGTTCGATCCCGCCGCCCGGGTCTTGCAGGTCAGGCGACACCTTCGAGCCGCGTTTGGGCACCAGATGTGCTCTGCCGATGAATTTGCCGACGTGAAGGACGATCTGGTCCGGATCGAGCGGGACCTCGATGCGGAGGTGGTGGTGAAGGTTGTCAAATAG
- a CDS encoding imidazolonepropionase, producing the protein MKQTVWHHLKLCPQGDPQHTLPDAAIAVENGKIAWLGAASDLPAQYAAWPREDLHGAWVTPGLVDCHTHLVYGGQRADEFAQRLAGVSYEEIARQGGGIVSTVRATRAADEDSLFRQSAARLEPLLAEGVTAVEIKSGYGLDLASERKMLRVARQLGERYPVSVYTTFLGAHALPPEFAGRADAYIDEVCNTMLPALADEGLVDAVDVFCERIGFSLEQSERVFKAAERYKLPVKMHAEQLSNSGGTALAARHHALSADHLEFLDEAGVAAMKASGTVAVLLPGAYYFIRETQLPPLDLLRRYQVPIAISTDSNPGTSPTTSLLLMMNMATTLFRMTVPEVLQGVTSHAARALGKADQHGSLEAGRAADFAVWSVDSLAELAYWIGRPLCARVVRAGETVYTRRDLS; encoded by the coding sequence ATGAAGCAAACCGTCTGGCATCACCTGAAACTCTGCCCTCAGGGCGATCCCCAACACACGCTGCCCGATGCCGCGATTGCCGTTGAAAACGGCAAGATCGCATGGCTCGGCGCGGCTTCTGACTTACCTGCTCAATACGCTGCATGGCCGCGCGAAGATCTGCACGGCGCGTGGGTGACGCCGGGCCTGGTCGATTGCCATACGCATCTGGTGTATGGCGGCCAGCGCGCGGATGAATTCGCGCAGCGGCTCGCGGGTGTCAGTTATGAAGAAATTGCGCGGCAGGGCGGCGGCATCGTTTCGACGGTGCGCGCTACACGTGCCGCCGATGAAGACTCGCTGTTCCGCCAATCGGCCGCGCGCCTCGAGCCGCTGCTTGCCGAAGGCGTCACGGCGGTCGAAATCAAATCCGGCTACGGCCTCGATCTCGCCAGCGAGCGCAAGATGCTGCGTGTCGCGCGCCAGTTGGGCGAGCGCTATCCGGTGTCGGTCTATACGACGTTTCTCGGGGCGCACGCGTTGCCGCCCGAATTCGCGGGACGAGCCGATGCGTATATCGACGAAGTCTGCAACACGATGCTGCCCGCGCTTGCCGACGAAGGCCTGGTCGACGCTGTCGACGTGTTCTGTGAGCGCATCGGTTTTTCGCTGGAACAAAGCGAGCGCGTGTTCAAGGCCGCGGAGCGCTACAAGCTGCCGGTAAAGATGCATGCCGAGCAATTGTCGAACAGCGGCGGCACGGCGTTGGCCGCGCGGCACCATGCGCTGTCCGCGGATCACCTCGAATTCCTCGATGAAGCCGGTGTTGCCGCGATGAAAGCGTCCGGCACGGTCGCCGTGCTGCTGCCCGGCGCGTACTACTTCATCCGCGAGACGCAATTGCCGCCTTTGGATTTGCTGCGACGCTATCAGGTGCCGATCGCGATTTCCACCGACAGCAATCCCGGCACGTCGCCCACCACCTCGCTGTTGCTGATGATGAACATGGCGACCACGCTGTTCCGCATGACCGTACCCGAAGTGCTGCAAGGCGTGACTTCGCATGCGGCGCGTGCGCTCGGCAAGGCGGACCAGCATGGCTCGCTGGAAGCGGGGCGCGCGGCGGATTTCGCGGTGTGGTCGGTGGATTCGTTGGCCGAGCTGGCTTACTGGATTGGGCGTCCGTTGTGCGCGCGAGTCGTGCGCGCCGGAGAGACTGTTTATACGCGGCGTGATTTGAGCTAG
- a CDS encoding N-formylglutamate deformylase: protein MTASSTATPPPVLSLHQGSLPLLISIPHLGTQIPADIAATMTPVAQRTDDCDWHLDRLYAFAKRMGASILAPTYARYVIDLNRPPDGANLYPGQDTTGLLPVDTFDKEPLYLEGHLPTDAEVARRRDAYWKPYHDALTGELAALKAKHGKVLLWEAHSIRSHVPRFFEGRLPDFNFGTSNGVSAVAGVGEELAAVVERHGGYSAIANGRFKGGYITREYGQPAQGVHAVQLELSQITYMEEQMPYAYDERLAAKIEPLLEELVSTALARVSAA, encoded by the coding sequence ATGACTGCTTCGTCTACTGCAACACCTCCGCCGGTTTTATCGCTGCATCAGGGAAGCCTGCCGTTGCTGATTTCGATCCCGCATCTGGGCACGCAAATTCCCGCCGATATCGCCGCCACGATGACGCCGGTCGCGCAGCGTACCGACGACTGCGACTGGCACCTCGACCGTCTCTACGCGTTTGCGAAACGCATGGGCGCATCGATCCTGGCACCGACGTACGCGCGTTATGTGATCGACCTGAACCGCCCGCCTGACGGTGCGAATCTCTATCCGGGGCAGGACACCACCGGTTTGCTGCCGGTCGATACCTTCGACAAGGAACCCTTGTACCTCGAAGGCCATCTGCCCACCGACGCCGAAGTTGCCCGCCGTCGCGATGCTTACTGGAAGCCCTATCACGATGCACTGACGGGCGAACTCGCCGCGCTGAAGGCGAAGCACGGCAAAGTGCTGCTGTGGGAAGCGCATTCGATTCGCTCGCACGTACCGCGTTTTTTCGAGGGACGTTTGCCGGATTTCAATTTCGGCACGTCGAACGGCGTGAGCGCGGTGGCGGGAGTGGGCGAGGAACTGGCCGCTGTGGTCGAACGGCATGGCGGTTATTCTGCTATCGCCAATGGGCGCTTCAAGGGCGGGTATATCACGCGGGAGTATGGGCAGCCGGCGCAGGGTGTACACGCGGTACAACTCGAGTTGTCGCAGATTACGTATATGGAAGAGCAGATGCCGTATGCGTATGACGAAAGGCTGGCTGCGAAGATCGAGCCTTTGCTGGAAGAACTGGTGTCGACGGCGTTGGCGCGCGTGAGCGCAGCGTGA
- a CDS encoding formimidoylglutamate deiminase, whose protein sequence is MMQTKQSLFADHAYLSDGWRRNVLLEWDANGMLTSVTPDTAAVPDGVQKAAGPVLPGMPNLHSHAFQRAMAGLTEYRANATDNFWSWRDLMYRFAARITPEGLAAVAQWLYIEMLKAGYTSVCEFHYVHHSQDGSRYANPAELAQRVVDAASASGIGMTMLPVLYQYSGFGSRAPREDQQRFINTPESLLDLLGTVRAARPESAALRYGVAPHSLRAVSADSLRALLSGIDSSAPVHIHIAEQTAEVDACLETEGARPVQWLLDRFDVDSRWCLVHATHVDANETLALAKSGAVAGLCLTTEANLGDGIFPAHEYLDAQGRIGVGSDSHIGVDWRSELRLLEYGQRLTRRQRNVLASSHATHVADRLFAAALDGGAHATGRAVGALQAGRRADWLVLDPDHSSIAEHAPDAWLSGVVFCEHGESPIRDVYAGGDKVVDNRRHRDEEGAYARYRGALADLLS, encoded by the coding sequence ATGATGCAGACAAAACAATCACTATTCGCCGACCACGCCTATCTGTCCGATGGCTGGCGCCGCAATGTGCTGCTGGAATGGGACGCCAACGGCATGCTGACGTCGGTTACGCCCGACACGGCCGCTGTTCCTGATGGCGTGCAAAAGGCTGCCGGCCCCGTGTTGCCTGGCATGCCGAATCTTCACTCGCATGCGTTTCAACGCGCGATGGCCGGTCTGACCGAATATCGTGCGAACGCTACGGATAACTTCTGGAGCTGGCGCGATCTGATGTACCGCTTTGCCGCGCGGATCACGCCGGAAGGGCTCGCCGCAGTCGCGCAGTGGCTGTACATCGAGATGTTGAAAGCAGGCTATACGTCGGTTTGCGAATTCCACTATGTGCACCACTCGCAGGATGGCAGCCGCTATGCGAACCCGGCGGAACTGGCCCAGCGCGTGGTGGATGCGGCTTCGGCGAGCGGGATCGGCATGACGATGCTGCCCGTCTTGTATCAGTACAGCGGTTTCGGTTCGCGCGCGCCGCGCGAGGATCAGCAGCGCTTCATCAACACGCCGGAGAGTCTGCTCGATCTGCTCGGCACGGTGCGCGCGGCGCGTCCTGAGAGCGCCGCGTTGCGGTATGGCGTTGCACCCCATTCATTGCGTGCGGTATCGGCCGATTCGTTGCGTGCCTTGCTGAGCGGTATCGATAGCAGCGCGCCGGTTCACATCCATATCGCCGAGCAAACCGCCGAAGTCGACGCCTGCCTCGAAACTGAAGGCGCCCGCCCGGTGCAGTGGCTGCTCGATCGCTTCGACGTCGACAGCCGCTGGTGCCTCGTGCACGCCACGCATGTCGACGCGAACGAAACGCTGGCGCTCGCGAAAAGCGGCGCGGTCGCGGGTTTGTGTTTGACCACCGAAGCCAATCTCGGCGACGGCATTTTTCCGGCGCACGAGTATCTCGACGCGCAAGGGCGCATCGGCGTCGGTTCGGATAGCCATATCGGCGTCGACTGGCGCTCGGAATTGCGTTTGCTCGAATACGGCCAGCGTCTGACACGCCGGCAGCGCAATGTGCTGGCTTCGTCGCACGCCACGCACGTGGCTGACCGTCTGTTTGCCGCCGCGCTCGACGGTGGCGCGCACGCTACGGGTCGCGCGGTCGGGGCATTGCAAGCGGGTCGCCGTGCCGACTGGCTGGTGCTCGATCCGGATCATTCGAGTATCGCCGAGCACGCGCCGGACGCCTGGCTCTCGGGCGTTGTATTCTGCGAGCATGGCGAATCGCCGATTCGCGACGTCTACGCGGGCGGCGACAAGGTCGTCGACAATCGCCGGCATCGCGACGAGGAGGGTGCTTACGCGCGCTATCGCGGGGCGCTTGCGGACTTGCTCAGCTAA